A window of Plasmodium malariae genome assembly, chromosome: 5 contains these coding sequences:
- the PmUG01_05027600 gene encoding uncharacterized protein, giving the protein MSRRWNLKNNNSSTRPMNWLILVISLVLLNDVLSSNGNIYVEARRPAQSQRKKKAIAKSFGFSKRSIYSRNFRAPEEGYPLPFENTEVQDSDDRNASSTAVPPKKVEEEVNVEEKEEPTDDTEDLEDEVEEEVEEEEEEGVEKVPYGTSLLKDISIPLYEKERQRKERKEQYERKREEIDKFNEKREELFGNILFGENVRRENKPPFNLEMKKYFDNLLSYNGREETLKPFNDIIEDYNKIHNILYEVRSCQRYYFYIILNEIWKNFNTLATNLKMISKKKTDAWNDCVKNLSKDVDSLQKMTEADFTNYVINSGFPYDEDTFVKYLNSKADAWIAAFELNKIKWIKILTYKVNVCRYSKKRVDRDLYEENMKTHEYYAALPPVTKYDVLRGIQKESILNRQKIGNQRLEKQLLKRDMQQKKWEEKKDEAHEKWVKNRIEYERIMRERLNEHNRRGVGMLKDLYDSNLGEEEEEEEEEEEEEEEEEEQEKEEEQEKEEEQEKEEEQEKEEEQEDKETEMEDGHVELTKEEEELEEEQEQEGDDTPGEMGDLKKSGQERAFKERLFREWLENRTADLEKKEHEKLNEEIQVKEKIMKRKQLANKIAAINSKERKEREKELIREINKNTTGYRKHNIPQRKKNKLIVIPYPEDPAEKLETVDKLKKESTKLDKLYRKRLDRERLNRMKEANKKLSYLKPKEIYSKKISYPVTSPVVEA; this is encoded by the exons atgtCAAGAAGATggaatttgaaaaataataactcaTCGACGAGGCCTATGAATTGGCTGATTCTTGTAATTAGTCTTGTGTTATTA AACGATGTTCTCTCGTCCAACGGGAATATATACGTAGAAGCACGTAGACCCGCACAATCacaaaggaaaaagaaagcaATAGCAAAGTCATTTGGGTTTTCTAAAAGAAGTATATATTCAAGAAATTTTCGTGCACCAGAAGAAGGTTATCCTTTACCTTTTGAGAATACGGAAGTACAAGATAGTGATGATAGAAATGCCAGTAGTACAGCTGTGCCACCTAAAAAAGTTGAGGAGGAAGTTAATGTAGAAGAGAAGGAAGAACCCACTGATGATACAGAAGATTTAGAAGATGAAGTAGAGGAAGAagtagaagaagaagaagaagaaggaGTTGAAAAAGTACCATATGGTACATCGttattaaaagatataagTATTCctttatatgaaaaagaaagacaaaggaaagaaagaaaagaacaaTATGAGAGAAAACGTGAAGAAATTGATAagtttaatgaaaaaagagaagaattatttggtaatatattatttggtGAGAATGTAAGACGAGAGAATAAACCACCATTCAAtttagaaatgaaaaaatatttcgatAATTTATTAAGTTATAATGGAAGAGAAGAAACATTGAAACCATTTAATGACATTATTGaagattataataaaatccATAATATTCTATATGAGGTACGATCATGTCaaagatattatttttatattattttgaatgaaatatggaaaaattttaataccttagcaacaaatttaaaaatgatttcaaagaaaaaaacagatGCATGGAATGATTGtgttaaaaatttatctAAAGATGTAGATAGTTTACAAAAAATGACAGAAGCTGATTTTACGaattatgttattaataGTGGTTTTCCATATGATGAAGATACGTTTGTTAAATATTTGAATAGTAAAGCAGATGCGTGGATAGCAGCAtttgaattaaataaaataaaatggattaAAATTCTTACATACAAAGTGAATGTTTGTagatattcaaaaaaaagagttGATAGAGAtttatatgaagaaaatatgaaaacacATGAATATTATGCTGCCTTACCTCCTGTAACAAAGTATGATGTTTTAAGAGGTATTCAAAAAGAAAGCATATTAAATAGACAAAAAATAGGAAATCAAAGATTAGAAAAACAACTATTAAAAAGAGATATGCAACAGAAGAAatgggaagaaaaaaaagatgaagcCCATGAAAAATGGGTAAAGAATAGAATTGAATATGAAAGAATTATGAGAGAACGCTTAAATGAGCATAACAGAAGGGGAGTAGGAATGTTAAAGGATTTATATGATAGTAATTTAGGtgaggaagaagaagaggaagaggaGGAGGAGGAGGAGGAGGAAGAGGAAGAGGAGCAAGAGAAAGAGGAGGAGCAAGAGAAAGAGGAGGAGCAAGAGAAAGAGGAGGAACAAGAGAAAGAGGAGGAACAAGAGGATAAAGAAACCGAAATGGAAGATGGACATGTTGAATTaacaaaagaagaagaagaactGGAAGAGGAACAAGAACAAGAGGGTGATGATACTCCGGGGGAAATGGGTGATTTAAAAAAGTCAGGACAAGAAAGAGCATTTAAAGAAAGGTTGTTCCGAGAATGGTTAGAAAATAGAACCGCAGACCTTGAAAAGAAGGaacatgaaaaattaaatgaggAAATTCAagttaaagaaaaaattatgaaaagaaaacaatTAGCTAATAAAATAGCAGCTATAAATAgtaaagaaagaaaagaacgcgagaaagaattaataagagagataaacaaaaatacaaCAGGATATAGAAAGCATAATATACCACAacgaaagaaaaataaattaatagtCATACCATATCCAGAAGATCCAGCAGAAAAATTAGAAACAgtagataaattaaaaaaagaaagtacaAAACTAGATAAGttatatagaaaaagatTAGATCGTGAAAGATTAAACAGAATGAAAgaagcaaataaaaaattatcttattTAAAACCCAAggaaatatattcaaaaaaaataagctaTCCCGTAACTTCACCCGTGGTAGAGGCATAA